Genomic window (Flavobacteriales bacterium):
GGCGGCGATGGCGATGTCGCTCGCCAGTCGCACTTTGTCGTAGGTGCCTAGCTCACCGGTCTCGAGAATCACCTTCAGGCGCGCTTCGCCGCACGCCTCCTTGATCGCAGCGATCTCATCAAAGACGAAGTTGTAGTCTCCATTGTGGAATCGCCCGCGGCTGATCACCATGTCGATCTCATCGGCGCCCTCGTTCACGGCGAACCGGGTGTCGGCGATCTTCACGGACCTGGGCGCCTGCCCGCTGGGGAAGGCCGTTGAAACGGAGGCCACCTTCACGCCGCTGTCGCCCAAGGCCCTCTTCGCCACCTTCACCATGGAGGGATACACGCAGATGGCGGCCACGGTGGGCAGGCCCTGGAGCTGATCATGCAGGTGCATGCCCTTGTAGCAGAGCTGCTTCACCTTGCCGGGCGTGTCGGCGCCTTCCAAGGTGGTGAGGTCGATCATGCTCAGGGCGAGCTTCATGCCCTGCACTTTCGCCTCCTTCTTGATGCTGCGCGCCTTGATGCGGGCCACGCGCTCCTCAATGCCCACCTGGTCGATGGTGGGGGCGGAAAGCGGCACGCGCGAGCCTTGTGCGGCGACGGTTTTCAGGGCCATGGCGCCAAGATAGGAGCACGGTGCGCAGCCCCTGCCAGCCTCAGCGGAACCGCTACTTTCGCGACCCGAATCGGAATGCCTTCGCCAGCGCACATTCATCCTGTTCATGACCGCCTGCTCCAACGGGCGGACAAGGAGGC
Coding sequences:
- the deoC gene encoding deoxyribose-phosphate aldolase, which encodes MALKTVAAQGSRVPLSAPTIDQVGIEERVARIKARSIKKEAKVQGMKLALSMIDLTTLEGADTPGKVKQLCYKGMHLHDQLQGLPTVAAICVYPSMVKVAKRALGDSGVKVASVSTAFPSGQAPRSVKIADTRFAVNEGADEIDMVISRGRFHNGDYNFVFDEIAAIKEACGEARLKVILETGELGTYDKVRLASDIAIAAGADFIKTSTGKINPAATMEVTLVMLHAIRDHYLKTGHMIAMKPAGGIRKSKEALHYLMMVKEELGEEWLSNHWFRFGASSLANDILMQLQKEADGHYQSPDYFSVD